Proteins encoded in a region of the Pseudoxanthobacter soli DSM 19599 genome:
- a CDS encoding NAD(P)H-dependent oxidoreductase: MSLITKVGLAAEIAAYAERNGPVTIGLAGAGQMGTDIVVQLALIPGVRLGAVSEVRGEAAVEALLMSGRSRADIVEVSSATAIDAAIESGRVALTGDYKALCGAGLIDVVIDATGNPNIGTEIALNAMANGKHVVMLNVEADITIGRFLKEEARKAGVVYTGAAGDEPAATLEIIGFAQSLGFEIVAAGKGKNNPLKFDAMPDAYEEEARRRNMNARMLVEFVDGSKTMIEMVAVANATGLVPDVPGMHGPAATREELAQVLCTKEDGGILSRSGVVDYSIGKGVAPGVFCVVKPRHPRVLERMTDLKVGPGPCYTILRPYHLTSLEVPLSAIRSVMSRRPDMEPVDRPVAECAAVAKRDLTPGQTLGKIGEYDYRGFAMTWEGARDGGALPLGLAERARVLRPIKAGERLTYENCAPDDSLLVTQIRRRLDQSDARFLAA, translated from the coding sequence ATGTCCCTGATCACGAAAGTCGGCCTCGCAGCCGAAATCGCCGCCTATGCGGAGCGGAACGGCCCGGTGACCATCGGGCTCGCCGGTGCAGGCCAGATGGGCACGGACATCGTGGTCCAGCTGGCGCTGATTCCGGGCGTCCGGCTCGGCGCGGTGTCCGAGGTTCGCGGCGAGGCCGCCGTCGAGGCGCTGCTGATGTCCGGCCGCAGCCGCGCCGACATCGTCGAGGTGTCGAGCGCGACGGCGATCGATGCGGCGATCGAAAGCGGCCGCGTGGCGCTGACCGGCGACTACAAGGCGCTCTGCGGCGCCGGCCTGATCGACGTCGTGATCGACGCCACCGGCAATCCTAATATCGGAACGGAAATCGCACTCAACGCCATGGCGAACGGCAAGCACGTCGTCATGCTGAACGTCGAGGCGGACATCACCATCGGCCGCTTCCTCAAGGAAGAGGCGCGCAAGGCCGGTGTCGTCTACACTGGCGCGGCGGGTGACGAGCCGGCGGCGACGCTGGAGATCATCGGCTTCGCGCAGTCGCTCGGCTTCGAGATCGTCGCCGCGGGCAAGGGCAAGAACAACCCCCTCAAGTTCGACGCGATGCCGGACGCCTATGAGGAGGAAGCCCGCCGCCGCAACATGAACGCGCGGATGCTGGTCGAGTTCGTCGACGGCTCCAAGACCATGATCGAGATGGTCGCGGTCGCCAACGCCACCGGCCTGGTGCCCGACGTTCCGGGCATGCACGGGCCTGCCGCCACGCGCGAGGAGCTCGCGCAGGTGCTCTGCACCAAGGAAGACGGCGGCATCCTCAGCCGGTCCGGCGTGGTCGACTATTCCATCGGCAAGGGCGTCGCGCCCGGCGTGTTCTGCGTGGTGAAGCCCCGTCACCCCCGGGTGCTGGAGCGCATGACCGACCTCAAGGTCGGCCCCGGCCCCTGCTACACGATCCTGCGCCCCTATCACCTGACCAGCCTGGAAGTGCCGCTTTCGGCGATCCGCTCGGTGATGTCGCGCCGTCCGGATATGGAGCCGGTGGACCGTCCCGTCGCCGAATGCGCGGCCGTCGCCAAGCGCGATCTCACGCCGGGCCAGACCTTGGGCAAGATCGGCGAGTACGATTATCGCGGCTTCGCGATGACTTGGGAAGGTGCCCGTGACGGTGGCGCGCTGCCGCTCGGCCTTGCGGAGCGGGCGCGGGTTCTGCGGCCGATCAAGGCCGGTGAGCGCCTGACCTACGAGAACTGCGCACCGGACGACTCGCTGCTCGTGACGCAGATCCGTCGCCGGCTCGACCAGTCCGACGCACGGTTCCTCGCCGCCTGA